AGAAGACGACCGCGAAGCCGGTCAATCCGATAATCGTTTCCATGACGGTCCACGACTTCAGCGTGTCTTTCACATCCAAACCGAAGTAGCGGTTGACGAGCCAGAAGCCCGAGTCGTTGACGTGAGACAACACCGTCGCCCCAGAGGCGATCGAGATGACGATGAGGCCGAGCGCGGCACCGGTGATATTCTGGATTTCGAGAAGCGGCGTGATGAGTCCTGCCGCCGTGACCATCGAGACGGTCGCCGAACCTTGGGCGACACGGACGACGGTCGCGATCAAGAAGGCGAGCACGATCGCCGGCAGCGGTGACCCGGCCATCATTTCCCCGAGTACGTCACCGACACCTGAGTCGATTAACACTTGTTTGAACACGCCACCGGCACCGGTGACGAGGATGATGATCCCGGCCGGTTCGAGCGCTTTCGTCGCAATCTCTTGCACTTCGTCACGCGTATAGCCGCGGCGTGTGCCGAGGAAGATGAACGTGAGCAACGTCGCGAGCGTCAAGGCGACGAACGGGTGACCCATGAACGTGAAGAACGTGCGGATGCTGTTTCCTTCTTCTAATAAGACGGCTGACAACGTGTTCGCGAGGATCAAGACGAGCGGGATCGAGATGAGCGAGACGATCATCTTGAAGCTAGGCAACTCTTTCGACGTGTCGATCTCTTCGAATTCCATATAGTCTGGAATGTTGACTTGAATCTTGTTCGCGATATATTTTCCGAAAACCGGACCGGCCAAAATCGCTGCCGGAATCCCGGCGATGACCCCGAATAAGATGACCCAGCCGAGCTCGGCCCCAATCAAGTTGGCGACGGCAATCGGACCTGGTGTCGGCGGGATGAAACTGTGCGTGACAGC
This sequence is a window from Exiguobacterium mexicanum. Protein-coding genes within it:
- a CDS encoding gluconate:H+ symporter, producing MSGSTLILIAVAGIFLLLFLVMRTKLHAFVSLLLVSLLVGIAAGMPLGDVIASIQNGMGGTLGFVAVVVGLGAMFGKMLEVSGGAERLAQTLVNKFGEDKAQWALAITGFIVAVPVFFDVGFIILVPIVYGLAKKTGRSLLYYGIPLLAGLAVTHSFIPPTPGPIAVANLIGAELGWVILFGVIAGIPAAILAGPVFGKYIANKIQVNIPDYMEFEEIDTSKELPSFKMIVSLISIPLVLILANTLSAVLLEEGNSIRTFFTFMGHPFVALTLATLLTFIFLGTRRGYTRDEVQEIATKALEPAGIIILVTGAGGVFKQVLIDSGVGDVLGEMMAGSPLPAIVLAFLIATVVRVAQGSATVSMVTAAGLITPLLEIQNITGAALGLIVISIASGATVLSHVNDSGFWLVNRYFGLDVKDTLKSWTVMETIIGLTGFAVVFLISLFII